Proteins encoded by one window of Halobaculum halobium:
- a CDS encoding class I SAM-dependent methyltransferase: protein MKQTIADHAARFSEAAADYDDEQNSEEYEACAGLVIRRAAPGETDTVLDLGTGTGAIALALSADAGRVVGRDVSEGMLEQAREKAEDRGVETVELGYGEFRAPEYDGEAQIVTSNFALHHLADEQKREAIETWADLDGGTTPSRSDTVGPRRIVLGDVMFFGEPDPEEPFYSPEVDDPATVGTLVDYFTDAGYAVTQVDRVHDQVGVITAERVVSGGRES, encoded by the coding sequence GTGAAGCAGACGATCGCTGACCACGCGGCGCGGTTCTCGGAGGCCGCCGCCGACTACGACGACGAGCAGAACAGCGAGGAGTACGAGGCGTGCGCCGGGCTGGTCATCCGCCGCGCGGCGCCCGGCGAGACCGACACCGTGCTGGATCTCGGCACCGGAACCGGCGCCATCGCGCTCGCGCTTTCGGCGGACGCAGGCCGCGTCGTCGGCCGCGACGTGAGCGAGGGGATGCTGGAGCAGGCGAGGGAGAAGGCCGAAGACCGGGGCGTCGAAACCGTCGAGCTCGGGTACGGCGAGTTCCGCGCGCCCGAGTACGACGGCGAGGCGCAGATCGTCACCTCGAACTTCGCGCTCCACCACCTCGCGGACGAGCAGAAGCGCGAGGCGATCGAGACGTGGGCCGACCTCGACGGCGGGACGACGCCCAGTCGGAGCGACACGGTCGGCCCGCGGCGGATCGTGCTCGGCGACGTGATGTTCTTCGGCGAGCCGGACCCCGAGGAGCCGTTCTACAGCCCCGAGGTGGACGACCCGGCGACCGTCGGGACGCTCGTCGACTACTTCACCGACGCCGGCTACGCCGTGACGCAGGTGGACCGAGTCCACGATCAGGTCGGCGTGATCACCGCCGAGCGCGTCGTCTCCGGCGGCCGGGAGTCGTGA
- a CDS encoding Rpp14/Pop5 family protein: MKHLPKHIRPRWRYLVVGLESWPDANLTRGSVQREVWYAAQNLLGDPGSADADLTVVRFRFADGTGAAVVRVRHGELERARAALACVDTVDGDPVGVRVRGVSGTIRAGEESYLGGAGGVGDESTVELTADGASGPGRRRRDGAVDVSTPSGYVGATDGDTSRPGRSDPADDATSDEH; encoded by the coding sequence GTGAAACACCTCCCCAAACACATCCGGCCGCGGTGGCGGTACCTCGTCGTCGGCCTGGAGTCGTGGCCCGACGCCAACCTCACGCGGGGGTCGGTTCAGCGCGAGGTGTGGTACGCCGCACAGAACCTCCTCGGCGACCCCGGGAGCGCCGACGCCGACCTGACGGTCGTGCGCTTCCGGTTCGCCGACGGGACCGGCGCCGCTGTGGTCCGCGTCCGCCACGGGGAACTCGAGCGCGCCCGGGCGGCACTGGCGTGCGTCGACACCGTCGACGGTGACCCGGTCGGGGTCCGCGTACGCGGCGTCTCGGGCACGATACGGGCCGGTGAGGAAAGCTATTTAGGCGGCGCGGGCGGAGTCGGAGACGAGAGCACGGTCGAGCTCACGGCCGACGGCGCGAGCGGACCCGGCCGTCGTCGCCGCGACGGCGCCGTCGACGTTTCGACGCCGTCTGGGTACGTGGGCGCGACCGACGGAGACACTTCCCGCCCGGGGCGGTCCGACCCGGCCGACGACGCGACCTCGGACGAACACTGA
- the psmA gene encoding archaeal proteasome endopeptidase complex subunit alpha encodes MQGQAQQQAYDRGITIFSPDGRLYQVEYAREAVKRGTASVGVRTAEGVVLAADKRSRSELMEPDSVEKLHKIDDHVGIASAGHVADARQLIDFARRQAQVNRLRYGEEMGIETLTKTVTDHIQQYTQVGGARPFGVALIVGGIENGEPRLFETDPSGTPYEWKALSIGANRADVRERLEEGYNDDLAMEEGIELALAALAESGDEEGLEPDGVGLGTIHVDDEQYVDHDVASIEGYLDEFDFLAPEDEEADGDDAADE; translated from the coding sequence ATGCAGGGACAAGCCCAACAGCAGGCGTACGACCGGGGGATCACCATCTTCTCCCCGGACGGTCGCCTCTATCAAGTCGAGTACGCGCGAGAGGCAGTCAAACGAGGGACGGCGAGCGTCGGGGTCCGCACGGCCGAGGGCGTCGTGCTGGCCGCGGACAAGCGATCGCGCTCGGAGCTGATGGAGCCGGACTCCGTCGAGAAGCTCCACAAGATCGACGATCACGTCGGCATCGCTAGCGCCGGTCACGTCGCCGACGCCCGCCAGCTCATCGACTTCGCACGTCGGCAGGCGCAGGTAAATCGCCTCCGCTACGGCGAGGAGATGGGCATCGAGACGCTGACGAAGACCGTCACCGACCACATCCAGCAGTACACCCAGGTCGGCGGCGCGCGCCCGTTCGGGGTCGCGCTCATCGTCGGCGGCATCGAGAACGGCGAGCCCCGCCTGTTCGAGACGGACCCATCGGGGACGCCCTACGAGTGGAAGGCGCTCTCGATCGGCGCGAACCGCGCCGACGTGCGCGAGCGCTTGGAGGAGGGCTACAACGACGACCTCGCGATGGAGGAGGGGATCGAGCTCGCGCTCGCCGCGCTCGCGGAGTCCGGCGACGAGGAGGGTCTCGAGCCCGACGGTGTCGGCCTCGGAACGATCCACGTCGACGACGAGCAGTACGTCGACCACGACGTCGCCTCGATCGAGGGCTACCTCGACGAATTCGACTTCCTCGCGCCCGAGGACGAGGAGGCCGACGGCGACGACGCGGCCGACGAGTAG
- a CDS encoding glucose 1-dehydrogenase, giving the protein MKAIAVRRGEETPSILEKPRPEPVEGEALVRTLRVGVDGTDHEVIAGSHGGYPDGEDHIVLGHEAVGVVVDPNGTGLSAGDVVVPTVRRRPNGSNDYFARGEPDMAAEGQYHERGIDGAHGFMSEYFTSPAEHLVHCPPELAELGFLVEPASITEKAIEHARASRSAFEWDPESAFVLGNGSLGLLTVAMLQESFDRLYCLGRRDRPDPTIDIIDELNATYVDSRETPVDQVAAAHEPMDFVYEATGYAKHAFETIEALAPNGVGALLGVPGDWTFEVDGGALHRELVLHNKALVGSVNSNVRHFERAVESVAALPDWFTDALVTGVYGLDEFERAFDDDDTTIKTAVEFGAR; this is encoded by the coding sequence ATGAAGGCTATCGCCGTTCGCCGGGGGGAGGAAACCCCGTCCATTCTCGAGAAGCCGAGGCCGGAACCCGTCGAGGGGGAGGCGCTCGTCCGGACGCTCCGCGTCGGCGTCGACGGCACGGATCACGAGGTCATCGCGGGGAGCCACGGCGGCTATCCCGACGGCGAGGACCACATCGTGCTGGGTCACGAGGCGGTCGGCGTCGTCGTCGACCCCAACGGGACCGGACTGTCGGCGGGCGACGTGGTCGTGCCGACGGTCCGGCGCCGACCCAACGGCTCGAACGACTACTTCGCGCGCGGCGAGCCGGACATGGCGGCCGAGGGCCAGTACCACGAGCGCGGTATCGACGGCGCGCACGGGTTTATGTCCGAGTACTTCACCAGCCCCGCCGAACACCTCGTCCACTGTCCGCCGGAACTCGCGGAGCTGGGGTTCCTCGTGGAGCCCGCCTCGATCACCGAGAAGGCGATCGAACACGCGCGAGCGAGCCGATCCGCGTTCGAGTGGGACCCCGAGTCGGCGTTCGTGCTGGGCAACGGCAGTCTGGGGCTTCTCACGGTCGCGATGCTTCAGGAATCGTTCGACAGGCTCTACTGCCTCGGTCGGCGCGACCGACCGGACCCGACGATCGACATCATCGACGAGTTGAACGCGACGTACGTCGACTCCCGGGAGACGCCCGTCGACCAAGTGGCGGCGGCGCACGAGCCGATGGACTTCGTGTACGAGGCGACCGGCTACGCGAAACACGCCTTCGAGACGATCGAGGCGCTGGCGCCCAACGGGGTCGGGGCGCTGCTGGGCGTGCCCGGCGACTGGACGTTCGAGGTCGACGGCGGCGCGCTCCACCGGGAGCTCGTCCTCCACAACAAGGCGCTGGTCGGATCGGTGAACTCGAACGTCAGGCACTTCGAGCGCGCCGTCGAGTCGGTCGCCGCGCTGCCCGACTGGTTCACCGACGCCCTCGTGACCGGCGTGTACGGCCTCGACGAGTTCGAGCGAGCGTTCGACGACGACGACACCACTATCAAGACGGCCGTGGAATTCGGGGCACGATGA
- the gfcR gene encoding transcriptional regulator GfcR, which translates to MKNVDDLIDDAAELAERGLSKGEIADELNVSRETASWLVDRSGATPADAGGDAVDAGGPSGPQDIHVDWSTIGRDSTRLTHVGRAMADLLAKEGDEVDLTVGIEKAGTPLATTIARELDTDLAAYAPAKHQWDEGDIDDVGGGFSRNFATIRGRECFVVDDTVTSGTTLTETVEAVQAEGGQPKACVVIVDKQGLDEVAGVPVYSLINVVGVGRD; encoded by the coding sequence ATGAAGAACGTCGACGACCTCATCGACGACGCGGCGGAGCTGGCCGAGCGCGGGCTCTCGAAGGGAGAGATCGCCGACGAGTTGAACGTCTCCCGGGAGACGGCCTCGTGGCTCGTGGACCGGTCCGGCGCGACGCCCGCCGACGCGGGCGGTGACGCTGTGGACGCCGGGGGCCCCTCCGGCCCGCAGGACATCCACGTCGACTGGTCGACGATCGGGCGCGACTCGACGCGGCTCACCCACGTCGGTCGCGCGATGGCGGACCTGCTCGCGAAAGAGGGCGACGAAGTCGATCTCACCGTCGGTATCGAGAAGGCGGGGACGCCGCTGGCGACGACGATCGCACGCGAACTCGACACGGATCTGGCGGCGTACGCCCCGGCGAAACACCAGTGGGACGAGGGAGACATCGACGACGTTGGCGGCGGCTTCTCGCGTAACTTCGCGACGATCCGCGGCCGAGAGTGCTTCGTCGTCGACGACACTGTTACTTCTGGGACGACGCTCACGGAGACGGTCGAGGCAGTGCAGGCCGAAGGTGGTCAGCCCAAGGCGTGCGTGGTCATCGTCGACAAGCAGGGGCTCGACGAGGTCGCTGGCGTGCCCGTCTACTCGCTGATCAACGTCGTCGGCGTCGGTCGCGACTGA
- a CDS encoding glutaredoxin family protein, which produces MAFQPESELTTEEATERVDEVLSEHDVVLFMKGNRLMPQCGYSKRALGLISQHVEEFETVDVLPALPEYREALEAQGGWETIPQTYVDGEFVGGSDILVELEERGELGETLGADA; this is translated from the coding sequence ATGGCGTTCCAACCCGAAAGCGAACTGACGACCGAGGAGGCCACCGAACGCGTCGACGAGGTGCTCTCGGAACACGACGTGGTGCTGTTTATGAAGGGGAATCGGCTGATGCCGCAGTGCGGCTACTCCAAGCGCGCGCTCGGGCTCATCTCCCAGCACGTCGAGGAGTTCGAGACGGTCGACGTGCTCCCGGCGCTGCCGGAGTACCGGGAGGCGCTGGAGGCACAAGGCGGGTGGGAGACGATCCCGCAGACGTACGTGGACGGGGAGTTCGTCGGCGGCAGCGACATCCTCGTCGAGTTGGAGGAACGCGGGGAGTTAGGCGAGACCCTCGGTGCGGACGCGTAG
- a CDS encoding DUF7110 family protein → MSGRVYRLHSTLELPLEDLQDHFASDPELPEGVEDVDITRRNNTLILKAVSNDESIGKYTPTAQLKASVSETRVYEEEPPRTGGGWMQEEEEEIPSELVEFACFKGDRETVLQNTALQYPMFLVLREIALLSEKGTLTAITEVDDTLRAHRIVEGEERPASVEVVETPNRDAEKGGVEWRDNKFIS, encoded by the coding sequence ATGTCAGGCCGCGTATACCGACTTCACTCGACACTTGAACTGCCACTGGAAGACCTGCAGGACCACTTCGCGTCCGACCCGGAGCTTCCGGAGGGCGTCGAGGACGTTGACATCACACGCCGGAACAACACGCTGATCCTGAAGGCGGTGTCGAACGACGAATCGATCGGGAAGTACACCCCGACTGCCCAGTTGAAAGCCAGCGTCTCTGAGACGCGGGTGTACGAGGAGGAACCGCCCCGTACCGGCGGCGGCTGGATGCAAGAGGAGGAAGAGGAGATCCCCTCGGAACTCGTGGAGTTCGCCTGCTTCAAGGGCGACCGCGAGACCGTCCTCCAGAACACCGCGCTGCAGTATCCGATGTTCCTCGTGCTGCGCGAGATCGCGCTGCTGTCGGAGAAGGGAACGCTCACGGCCATCACCGAGGTCGACGACACGCTCCGCGCCCACCGCATCGTCGAGGGCGAGGAACGCCCCGCCAGCGTCGAGGTCGTCGAAACCCCCAACCGCGACGCCGAGAAGGGCGGCGTCGAGTGGCGGGACAACAAGTTCATCAGCTGA
- a CDS encoding phosphoadenosine phosphosulfate reductase family protein — protein MADSQQQFPEYLDVDYTDGEGEEPGDYPSIEHKLEKALEVVETGLREYENPAVMWTGGKDSTLTLYFVKEVVEQHDELELPVTVFIDHYQHFDELMDFVEHWADEWDLEVVWARNSDVGDYVEENDLEPGDDIPVDALSEHNQHHIRNILEYEEETFPFLLDTYVGNHLLKTVALNDTLESEEIDGIISGIRWDEQEARADETFFSPRHDPDIYPPHDRIQPILQFKEADVWDAFWYFVVPETVEGYPEDGYVPQGFDDLPDGIEIEDIPVSPKYFAGFRSLGSEISTDKSAEEPAWLQDMENTTERAGRAQDKEDLMERLRDLGYM, from the coding sequence ATGGCAGACTCACAGCAGCAGTTCCCCGAGTATCTTGACGTGGACTACACGGACGGCGAGGGTGAGGAACCCGGCGACTACCCGAGCATCGAGCACAAGCTCGAGAAGGCCCTGGAGGTCGTCGAAACCGGCCTGCGCGAGTACGAGAACCCCGCGGTGATGTGGACCGGCGGGAAGGACTCCACACTCACGCTGTACTTCGTGAAGGAAGTCGTCGAGCAGCACGACGAACTGGAGCTGCCGGTAACGGTGTTCATCGACCACTACCAGCACTTCGACGAGCTGATGGACTTCGTCGAGCACTGGGCCGACGAGTGGGACCTGGAAGTTGTCTGGGCCCGCAACTCGGACGTGGGCGACTACGTCGAGGAGAACGATCTGGAGCCGGGCGACGACATCCCCGTCGACGCGCTCTCGGAACACAACCAGCACCACATCCGCAACATCCTCGAGTACGAGGAGGAGACGTTCCCGTTCCTGCTCGACACCTACGTCGGCAACCACCTGCTGAAGACGGTCGCGCTCAACGACACGCTGGAGTCGGAGGAGATCGACGGCATCATCTCAGGCATCCGCTGGGACGAGCAGGAGGCCCGCGCAGACGAGACGTTCTTCTCGCCGCGCCACGACCCGGACATCTACCCGCCGCACGACCGCATCCAGCCGATCCTCCAGTTCAAGGAGGCGGACGTGTGGGACGCCTTCTGGTACTTCGTCGTCCCCGAGACAGTCGAGGGGTATCCCGAGGACGGCTACGTCCCGCAGGGCTTCGACGACCTGCCGGACGGTATCGAGATCGAGGACATCCCGGTGTCGCCGAAGTACTTCGCCGGCTTCCGCTCGCTTGGCTCGGAGATCTCGACGGACAAGTCCGCCGAGGAGCCCGCGTGGCTGCAAGACATGGAGAACACGACCGAGCGCGCCGGCCGCGCCCAGGACAAGGAGGACCTGATGGAGCGCCTCCGCGACCTGGGCTACATGTAA
- a CDS encoding M48 family metallopeptidase, protein MSPSSPSAPTRDPSAGFRAAMAVAGAATLGFYGVAAAVFWRLGQFVWANRPSVFTLAWTFLLATLISGYLTYRFGTGRTLAGLDARELPRERARGVHRVVDDLAAAMNVSRPGVYVARLGEPNALALGGRPPALVVDYSLFRALDAAELRAVLAHELAHIEGRDGLVQTLAHSAVHTAVGVVALALAPLTFLAGGFARGVALARGSPGQWHRTVPGQLHVGLAQVLTLLLVGLTLFLRAYSRRREHAADDRAVEVTGDPLALARALEQIERASRSRIPFAPLYSRREHEHPLARLLATHPPMDERVDRLRRRGAESRAGARGVPRVDNRGGESPGSPSAGDGGLRPGRPNRGDDGWTRISIEER, encoded by the coding sequence ATGTCCCCGTCCTCGCCCTCGGCTCCCACCCGCGACCCGAGCGCCGGCTTCCGAGCCGCGATGGCCGTCGCCGGCGCGGCGACACTCGGCTTCTACGGGGTCGCCGCCGCCGTCTTCTGGCGGCTCGGACAGTTCGTTTGGGCGAACCGGCCGAGCGTGTTCACGCTGGCGTGGACGTTCCTCCTGGCGACGCTCATTTCGGGGTATCTCACCTACCGGTTCGGCACGGGGCGAACCCTCGCCGGACTGGACGCGCGAGAGCTTCCGCGCGAGCGTGCCCGCGGCGTCCACCGCGTCGTCGACGACCTCGCGGCGGCGATGAACGTGTCTCGCCCCGGGGTGTACGTCGCCCGCCTGGGCGAGCCAAACGCCCTCGCGCTCGGTGGGCGCCCGCCCGCGCTCGTCGTCGATTACTCGCTGTTTCGTGCGCTCGACGCCGCGGAACTGCGCGCGGTGCTGGCGCACGAACTCGCCCACATCGAGGGCCGCGACGGCCTCGTGCAGACGCTCGCTCACAGTGCCGTCCACACCGCCGTCGGCGTCGTCGCGCTCGCGCTCGCCCCGCTGACGTTCCTCGCTGGCGGGTTCGCCCGCGGGGTGGCGCTCGCACGCGGGTCGCCCGGCCAGTGGCACCGGACGGTGCCGGGACAGCTTCACGTCGGACTCGCGCAGGTGCTCACGCTCCTGTTGGTCGGGCTGACGCTGTTCTTGCGCGCGTACTCGCGTCGGCGCGAGCACGCGGCCGACGACCGCGCGGTCGAGGTGACAGGAGATCCGCTCGCACTCGCTCGCGCGTTGGAGCAGATCGAGCGGGCGAGCCGCTCTCGGATCCCGTTCGCGCCGCTGTACAGCCGCAGAGAGCACGAGCACCCGCTCGCGCGGCTGCTGGCAACGCATCCACCGATGGACGAGCGAGTCGATCGCCTCCGGCGACGAGGTGCTGAGTCGCGAGCCGGTGCCAGAGGGGTTCCCCGAGTTGACAACCGTGGGGGAGAGAGTCCCGGATCACCCTCCGCTGGCGATGGCGGGCTGCGCCCGGGGCGACCGAATCGCGGCGACGACGGCTGGACGCGGATCTCGATCGAAGAGCGGTGA
- a CDS encoding diphthine--ammonia ligase yields MSDDADGDADGTSDGDATASPGAYVGLFSGGKDSSWAVYRALDRGLPVERLLTVHPAGDSYMYHVPETRLAALAAESIGIPLVEIEPDDFDAGSTTDSGAQGDRELEPMEAALTDLAAEVRLTGVTAGAVESEFQTSRIEAMCDRLGIELFAPLWQRDPRALAEEMLDAGFEITVIQVAAAGLDESWLGRTIDREALAELERLNDEYGVHLLGEGGEFETFVTDGPHMDRRIELLYDTEWDGTRGRIRVTEAKLAD; encoded by the coding sequence ATGAGCGACGACGCTGACGGCGACGCTGACGGGACCTCCGACGGCGACGCGACCGCTTCGCCCGGCGCCTACGTCGGGCTGTTCTCCGGTGGTAAGGACTCCTCGTGGGCGGTGTACCGGGCGCTGGATCGCGGGCTCCCGGTCGAGCGCCTGCTGACGGTCCACCCCGCGGGCGACTCGTACATGTACCACGTCCCCGAGACGCGCCTCGCGGCGCTCGCGGCAGAGAGCATCGGGATCCCGCTCGTGGAGATCGAGCCAGACGACTTCGACGCCGGTTCCACGACCGACTCGGGCGCGCAGGGCGACAGGGAACTCGAACCGATGGAAGCGGCGCTGACGGATCTGGCCGCAGAGGTTCGGCTGACGGGTGTCACCGCTGGCGCCGTCGAGTCCGAGTTCCAGACGAGCCGGATCGAGGCGATGTGCGATCGCCTCGGGATCGAACTGTTCGCGCCGCTGTGGCAGCGCGACCCCCGGGCCCTCGCCGAGGAGATGCTCGATGCCGGCTTCGAGATCACGGTCATCCAGGTCGCGGCGGCGGGGCTTGACGAGTCGTGGCTCGGCCGGACCATCGACCGGGAGGCGCTCGCGGAGTTGGAACGACTCAACGACGAGTACGGCGTCCACCTGCTCGGCGAGGGCGGCGAATTCGAGACGTTCGTCACCGACGGCCCGCACATGGACCGCCGGATCGAACTGTTGTACGACACGGAATGGGACGGCACCCGCGGACGGATCCGGGTGACGGAGGCCAAACTGGCGGACTAG
- a CDS encoding NDP-sugar synthase — translation MKAVVLAGGYATRLWPITRNRPKMLLPVGDGTVIDEIFGDLEADDRIDEVFVSTNERFAEAFETYLADSEFEKPTISVEDTSAESEKFGVVGALAQLIDRENVDDDLVVVAGDNLISFDVAEFVDFFAEKGTPALAAYDVGSRDRAKSYGLVELEGDRVINFQEKPEDPKSTLVSIACYAFPQETLPDFEEYLSDGNNPDEPGWFIQWLQSRQPVHAFTFEEAWFDIGTPESYLDAVSWYLDGESIVHPDATVTDSEIGDDVYVLPGAEIVDSSLESSVVFGNATVRDADVRRSIIDEETVVDGLDLSGALIGAHSRLTNDT, via the coding sequence ATGAAGGCAGTTGTACTCGCAGGGGGATACGCGACGAGGCTCTGGCCGATCACCCGGAACCGGCCGAAGATGTTGCTTCCGGTCGGTGACGGGACCGTCATCGACGAGATATTCGGCGATCTGGAGGCCGACGATCGGATCGACGAGGTGTTCGTCTCGACGAACGAGCGCTTCGCCGAAGCGTTCGAGACGTACCTCGCCGACTCCGAGTTCGAGAAGCCGACCATCTCGGTCGAAGACACCAGCGCCGAGTCGGAGAAGTTCGGCGTCGTCGGCGCGCTCGCGCAGTTGATCGATCGAGAGAACGTGGACGACGACCTCGTCGTCGTCGCCGGCGACAACCTCATCTCGTTCGACGTCGCGGAGTTCGTCGACTTCTTCGCCGAGAAGGGGACGCCCGCGCTCGCCGCCTACGACGTGGGATCGCGCGACCGAGCGAAGAGTTACGGGCTCGTCGAGTTGGAGGGCGACCGCGTCATCAACTTCCAAGAGAAGCCCGAGGACCCGAAGAGCACGCTGGTCTCCATCGCCTGCTACGCGTTCCCCCAGGAGACGCTGCCGGACTTCGAGGAGTACCTCTCCGACGGCAACAACCCCGACGAGCCCGGGTGGTTCATCCAGTGGCTCCAGTCTCGCCAGCCCGTCCACGCGTTCACCTTCGAGGAAGCCTGGTTCGACATCGGCACGCCCGAGAGCTACCTCGACGCAGTCTCGTGGTATCTCGACGGCGAGTCGATCGTCCACCCGGACGCGACCGTCACGGACTCGGAGATCGGCGACGACGTGTACGTCCTCCCAGGCGCTGAGATCGTCGACTCGTCGCTCGAATCGTCGGTCGTCTTCGGCAACGCGACCGTCCGCGATGCCGACGTGCGCCGCAGCATCATCGACGAGGAAACCGTCGTCGACGGGCTCGACCTCTCGGGCGCGCTCATCGGCGCTCACTCGCGGCTGACCAACGATACCTGA
- a CDS encoding transcriptional regulator, which yields MPERTTRERIADALRERARSGSALAAEFDLPRSAVYDHLDHVAQSLPDGEEFLVAPPTCRDCGFDDFDEPVNAPSRCPSCKGERIEEPQFVIEG from the coding sequence ATGCCCGAGCGGACGACCCGCGAGCGGATCGCCGACGCGTTGCGCGAACGGGCGCGGTCCGGCAGCGCGCTGGCCGCAGAGTTCGACCTGCCCCGTTCGGCGGTGTACGACCACCTCGACCACGTCGCACAGTCGCTGCCCGACGGCGAGGAGTTCCTCGTCGCACCCCCGACGTGTCGCGACTGCGGCTTCGACGACTTCGACGAACCGGTGAACGCGCCGTCGCGGTGTCCCTCCTGTAAGGGGGAACGCATCGAGGAACCGCAGTTCGTGATCGAGGGGTGA